The Phacochoerus africanus isolate WHEZ1 chromosome 15, ROS_Pafr_v1, whole genome shotgun sequence genome has a segment encoding these proteins:
- the LOC125116278 gene encoding tumor necrosis factor receptor superfamily member 10B-like, which translates to MPPMSLAAPGGEVRVTLIIRSIKRWKRSILQPGNSAQEHIPSTYKGSSDAHRMAAPRGPGVGAVGERRSEDQEEAVPENTPRSGTWVAHEVTQLSHTAPEKKEQRPQPLLSSSVVRSGSKYDPALQERRCRSPMALPAVCLHRDRTRNWGQSAPTASGARAGRAPSPQPSLQDLRALIVVVLVLSVSLRSRSRARLPGEGGAGRGTRHSLSRILVAICPVYGVSPSKSQLPHACPQSRDDFTSKSLPQRQGVAAPWECPAGFHVEEASGECVRCTDGVDYTSVSNSLSSCLRCTVCKSGEEGGRPLHSNCGHTGVSASLELSVTKTPPEFCQKCRTRPLTWMRFPLPRAPAAAREAQGRPCREGPAPEEGAALNTPQEPWGLKCPSSDPSRSQQGGCPDGMVMATPCTPSSDLKCVLQESGTPASGEALDPGEPVTTNLQPPTASSPSSGNLKVGGRRAALSPASFMVVVIACWLCKCKVQGEGGAVRGLSPLLKRLLLLFQVVTAPQIHGQDGPWGWGLSSRGAEPPLSTAPGSWGHRQGHGCAESVPSWGHSMGVWTPESALCPPKVLFWRPHPSRGPEALDNARNDTLVNRDCLSSPVSDQEVEDPEQVEPTGVQSSGEADHLLRPGRTGGCPGHSANPGPLTKTETFLHCVSQEPAAAEGSRVRRGPLVPADGEDPTECLRQFFDDFSTIVPYDAWDKLMRKMGLTQNEILQSRDRAQNTGDALYEMLETWVRRKGREASVNDLLDALAALGQRHAKEKIEDTLVGSGKFVFKEGEAGAAVS; encoded by the exons ATGCCGCCCATGTCACTTGCAGCGCCAGGGGGTGAGGTGAGGGTCACTCTCATCATACGCAGCATCAAACGCTGGAAGAGAAGCATCCTCCAGCCAGGCAACAGCGCGCAGGAGCACATCCCCAGCACCTACAAAGGCTCTTCCGATGCTCACCGCATGGCAGCCCCACGAGGGCCAGGGGTAGGGGCAGTGGGGGAACGCCGTT CTGAGGACCAGGAGGAAGCTGTCCCTGAAAATACGCCCCGAAGCGGTACCTGGGTGGCACATGAGGTCACCCAACTCAGTCACACTGCCCCGGAGAAGAAGGAACAGAGGCCACAACCACTGctgtcctcctctgtggttcGCTCTG GCAGCAAGTACGATCCGGCGCTGCAGGAAAGACGCTGTCGATCCCCGATGGCTCTACCGGCCGTCTGCCTGCACCGCGATCGAACGAGGAACTGGGGACAGAGCGCACCCACCGCCTCCGGCGCTCGGGCAGGGcgcgcccccagcccccagccttcgCTCCAGGACCTCAGGGCTCTCATCGTCGTCGTCTTGGTGCTGTCGGTGAGTCTCCGCTCGCGAAGTCGCGCTCGTTTGCCGGGAGaagggggggcggggcggggcactA GGCACTCACTGTCACGTATTCTTGTGGCCATCTGCCCTGTCTATGGGGTATCGCCTTCGAA gtcacagctgcctcATGCATGCCCACAGAGCAGGGACGATTTTACCAGCAAATCGCTGCCCCAGAGGCAGGGAGTCGCAGCCCCATGGGAGTGTCCAGCAG gGTTCCATGTGGAGGAAGCCAGTGGAGAGTGTGTCCGCTGCACAGACGGAGTGGATTACACCAGTGTTTCCAACAGCCTCTCTTCTTGCTTACGCTGCACGGTTTGCAAATCAG GCGAAGAAGGAGGAAGACCCCTGCACAGCAACTGCGGACACACGGGTGTGAGTGCAAGCCTGGAACTTTCCGTGACGAAAACTCCACCCGAGTTCTGCCAGAAGTGCCGCACAAG ACCCTTGACCTGGATGAGGTTCCCCCTCCCCCGGGCTCCCGCTGCAGccagggaggcccagggcaggcctTGCAGAGAAGGCCCAGCGCCTGAGGAAGGGGCAGCTCTGAACACTCCGCAGGAGCCCTGGGGGCTGAAGTGCCCAAGCTCTGATCCTTCTCGCAGCCAACAAGGCGG GTGCCCTGATGGGATGGTCATGGCCACGCCGTGTACCCCCTCGAGTGACCTCAAGTGTGTGCTTCAAGAGTCAGGTACCCCGGCCAGTGGGGAGGCCCTGGATCCTGGAGAGCCAGTGACCACGAACCTGCAACCGCCCACCGCATCCTCTCCCTCCTCAGGGAATTTAAAAGTGGGTGGCCGAAGAGCAGCTCTTTCTCCAGCTTCTTTTATGGTGGTGGTGATCGCATGCTGGCTCTGCAAGTGCAAAGTTCAAGGTGAG GGAGGTGCTGTAAGGGGACTCTCCCCGCTGCTCAAGCggctgctgcttctcttccaGGTTGTGACTGCACCGCAAATTCATGGACAAG ATggaccctggggctgggggttgtCCAGCAGGGGTGCTGAGCCCCCCCTTAGCACAGCACCAGGGTCCTGGGGCCATCGGCAGGGCCATGGATGTGCTGAGTCTGTACCCAGCTGGGGGCACAGCATGGGA GTATGGACTCCTGAGTCAGCTCTTTGCCCTCCCAAGGTCCTTTTCTGGCGACCACATCCCTCAAGAGGGCCGGAGGCTCTGGACAATGCCCGCAACGACACCCTGGTCAATAGAGACTGCCTGTCCTCTCCAGTCTCTGATCAGGAGGTAGAAGACCCTGAGCAGGTGGAGCCAACGGGAGTACAGTCCTCAGGGGAAGCAGACCATCTACTG AGACCCGGGAGGACAGGTGGCTGCCCGGGTCACTCAGCGAATCCGGGACCCCTGACGAAGACCGAGACCTTTCTCCACTGCGTTTCACAGGAACCGGCAGCAGCTGAAGGGTCTCGGGTGCGCAGAGGGCCACTGGTTCCTGCAGACGGTGAAGACCCCACAGAAT GCTTGAGGCAGTTCTTTGATGACTTTTCCACCATCGTGCCTTATGATGCCTGGGACAAACTCATGAGGAAGATGGGCCTCACCCAAAATGAGATCCTGCAGAGCAGAGATCGTGCCCAGAACACCGGGGATGCCTTGTATGAGATGCTGGAGACCTGGGTCCGCCGCAAAGGGCGGGAGGCCTCAGTCAACGACCTCCTCGATGCCTTAGCAGCACTGGGGCAGAGACACGCAAAGGAGAAAATTGAGGACACGCTGGTGGGCTCCGGAAAGTTCGTCTTCAAAGAAGGTGAAGCTGGTGCTGCTGTGTCCTGA